One genomic region from Bactrocera tryoni isolate S06 chromosome 3, CSIRO_BtryS06_freeze2, whole genome shotgun sequence encodes:
- the LOC120773068 gene encoding equilibrative nucleoside transporter 2-like translates to MEPPKDKWNIVLLVFILHGIGTLMPWNMFITAKSYFVEFKLGGDSNSTGASNYAANFLQYHGFAAQIPNVVFNWLNVFLNLGGDLTTRMAISILVELFIFVVTVLMAMVDSTNWPGAFFWITMITVVVLNMASAVYQNTIFGMVATFPFRYTGAVILGCNICGLFVSLISIGSNYIFPTIRTAAIYYFITAMVLLLFCYDTFFAIPLNKFFIYNQLSRKTEGSENVKTSDIPYWTIFKTASMQLFNVFLIFFVTLAVFPAVNSDIKASSSDFFIKDPIILTSYWIQWPGPKYLVVPVALRLVFIPLFLFCNYLPLNIDRSLPVLINNDWIYWIIGVLMAYTSGYYSALAMMYAPQTVEQNHQVKAGMFAGAMLISGIFCGILFSFITPYLV, encoded by the exons atgGAACCACCTAAAGACAAATGGAATATCGTGCTACTTGTATTTATTCTACATGGCATTGGGACATTGATGCCATGGAATATGTTTATAACGGCAAAGAGTTATTTCGTTGAATTCAAATTAGGCGGAGATTCAAATTCAACAGGTGCTTCAAATTATGCAGCGAATTTCTTGCAATATCATGGATTTGCGGCTCAAATTCCCAATGTGGTATTTAATTGGCTcaatgtgtttttaaatttggGTGGAGATTTGACGACACGAATGGCGATTAGTATATTAGTGGAGCTGTTTATATTTGTGGTTACAGTTCTTATGGCCATGGTTGACTCTACAAATTGGCCCGGCGCCTTTTTTTGGATTACAATGATCACAGTAGTCGTCTTAAATATGGCTAGCGCTGTTTACCAAAATACTATATTCGGAATGGTCGCAACATTTCCATTTAGATATACCGGCGCGGTAATATTGGGATGCAATATTTGCGGCCTCTTTGTATCTTTAATAAGTATTGGGAGCAATTATATATTTCCTACAATTAGAACTGCTGCCATTTATTACTTCATAACAGCGATGgtgcttttgttattttgctATGATACATTCTTCGCAATAcctttgaacaaatttttcatctATAATCAACTTTCACGAAAAACGGAAGGCAgtgaaaatgtgaaaacttCGGATATACCTTATTGGACTATCTTTAAAACAGCATCTATGCAGCtgtttaatgtatttttaatattctttgtaACATTGGCGGTTTTTCCTGCCGTAAACTCAGATATTAAGGCATCGTCATCAGATTTCTTCATAAAGGACCCtataat TTTGACTTCATATTGGATTCAATGGCCTGGTCCGAAATATTTGGTCGTACCAGTTGCCTTGCGATTGGTTTTTATACCGTTATTCCTGTTTTGCAATTATTTGCCTCTAAACATCGATAGAAGTCTGCCAGTTTTAATAAACAATGATTGGATATACTGGATTATTGGTGTTTTAATGGCATACACTTCCGGATACTACAGTGCTCTGGCAATGATGTATGCACCACAGACAGTTGAACAAAACCACCAAGTCAAAGCGGGAATGTTCGCCGGTGCGATGCTCATAAGTGGgattttttgtggaattttgttttcattcataaCTCCTTACTTAGTCTAA
- the LOC120773069 gene encoding V-type proton ATPase 16 kDa proteolipid subunit codes for MSDAQSDNPIYGPFFGVMGAASAIIFSALGAAYGTAKSGTGIAAMSVMRPELIMKSIIPVVMAGIIAIYGLVVAVLIAGALEEPSTYTLYKGFIHLGAGLSVGFSGLAAGFAIGIVGDAGVRGTAQQPRLFVGMILILIFAEVLGLYGLIVAIYLYTK; via the exons ATGTCTGATGCACAGAGCGATAACCCAATCTACGGACCCTTCTTCGGAGTCATGGGAGCAGCCTCAGCCATCATTTTCAGTG cTCTGGGAGCCGCCTATGGTACCGCTAAATCAGGAACTGGTATCGCTGCCATGTCAGTGATGCGACCAGAATTGATCATGAAATCTATCATTCCCGTTGTCATGGCtggtattattgccatttacGGTTTGGTCGTAGCTGTCCTTATTGCTGGTGCTTTGGAAGAGCCCTCAACTTACACACTGTACAA GGGTTTCATTCATTTGGGTGCCGGTTTGTCGGTAGGTTTCTCTGGTTTAGCGGCAGGTTTTGCGATCGGTATTGTTGGTGATGCTGGTGTAAGAGGTACAGCACAGCAGCCGCGTCTCTTCGTCGGTATGATTTTGATTCTCATTTTCGCTGAAGTATTGGGTCTGTACGGTCTTATTGTTGCCATTTACTTgtacacaaaataa
- the LOC120771135 gene encoding zinc finger protein jing isoform X2, with amino-acid sequence MSDSGVVISLSSTDSSTGCSEDASEPGSPFSQNSIIGDEQHSNSPAKANKSSAENHTIMPPQTTILAAANNSTNSGQATSNSANGSSSGASGYTQTVTGTNSNNSNNTAKLKQIQQQQPQQKNNNTATVRNGLPTLQWPWNIPASSSTAHTTNTSASVQNSKKRGAVSANTADNSSGKKARNTSADSTTNGATAASTGNVSAASAAKRLKAAALEESQTKITGYFKSQMKSQIHQSNLTKRNMESVLIATCSSSSSGLNTTSLTMSAPATTASLNKYFNILEQLKENSHNNGSGSSNNSNVTISKPTLVASSSSSSINSNIIAAAPPTPTSIAPAASTYVTPASGSGGVVALTSATAMSSMPVPALKKIERSKPTKIAQVAPNLRKTPSASGNYSGATGKSPAKKHVAIAPRTPEMKQQQIQQQQQQAAAKAEAAAAKQTSTAVSTQQPQTATQVSANQPAVLLTAIRLPTQTTTAPTATATAQLKQTVSPPKLTPVATATATTTTAAPTTGQTLYQLPAVQLPNLVQLPQLLAATNGANIMQLNNVATAAKNANPTASAAAAATSAQAAQAAAAQYFLNGTVFKLQQFTTATTTTATSAVAAASAAATANPFNLMTAADLQEILIKQQQQLQQQQQLQLQQQQKAAAVAAAAAASATAQATNTSFQEIFQQQIAAAIAANQQQQQQQQFQQLQRLGAAAAQPVFMATPAGLLLNAASLPAMLAQAAAALAVNNNQQQQQKQMQMQQPHPQQLPALQPIQPSALPALSSIFAGAAQQQQQQPHSSHDQHTDFQQQQQQLLAFLQQQQQQQPQFITTSQPPPLSAVNSTSPQTATAAATLTPLPLNASSTATPANNANTAKLAIVKATTASTQPQQFAALNSQPPPLVTISHGKARATAIAPATATSAASNANTTANKPAALAKPYQKRMPKVAPAPVPVAPAPSKPALANTKAKISTGCKIIASPTTPPPLVPALSSNNSSGVNSVASAPSSRAAPVAKQLLPTSGLPTPALISIAPAPATITTTTTAAISAAAVPSAMKVTALPPLAPKLTPVAASITTTAVSSIAVTATAAKAIVTSAAVTATTTTTSTPDLFDLVKNSNGAITISAPTTISNSNNNKCHNNTFNKCAALLPSFCNSSLSSYSSASSPSLCSSTHTVSSDGFCSKIKEEPLDEVANAPSANTSDSGIKLESFNASTHSQTLSADIKVELMEDTTKMYPSTVNSISTSIGNSITHANDYSSYSFSSHSNSVSSAADLSLEASTPPSLSSLSASCSSAPSPVPSSSVGASPRNSPPPLPPTQPCESNSASLSSESSASCVTAATGRDMLSEMVTSSCISSNLASEMSNSADGSTTHEKSLTSGLEDVEKDGSADEESSEKRDLPTPESGIGGSLTASESSESIVSTISNNSSKAEIIANIINSIDSNSPPPTPLSTISAGSAESGSHISHAIADINSNSSNAATPISSSSPANSADSNTNSTSNSAVPSAPSLPNSIDNSNSNSCTSSSNSSVSGEPQSTTSSNCFNSTPTLIDTKLAESASEALPKCAISPILSQPKTIRFPAETGGFRYGPKGAKRHDGVCYWDKCNKKHDSCSKLLDHMQTLHVNTQTGPFSCLWVGCKVYNKESCSRRWLERHVLSHGGSKQFKCIVEGCGLRFGSQLALQKHVNNHFTATENKESSNKRTSDPPVPKQLRKNGKKLRYRRQPFSARMFDFFDSGIMEGLQHRLRQISLLSTSSNTITFQGQCMMRRKTQQGSYESFIRWSPREIISDEWVPACDGPYTKTVNIKRMRPAEKIKVESLLMTAYKMPYSPNLFDDVSDEDDDDDEEASDDGDDDDENNDGDDTTELATLVETVRSSQQQSALAISRKQMQQRRKHPRKPLKRVHLDKPLNV; translated from the exons ATGAGTGATAG TGGTGTCGTGATATCACTTAGCAGTACCGACTCTAGCACTGGTTGCAGCGAGGATGCTTCGGAGCCGGGATCGCCATTTAGTCAGAACTCAATAATAGGTGACGAACAGCATAGCAACTCGCCCGCCAAGGCCAATAAAAGCAGCGCTGAAAACCATACAATCATGCCACCACAGACTACAATACTGGCAGCGGCGAATAACAGTACCAACAGCGGACAGGCGACCAGTAATAGTGCGAATGGATCGTCCAGCGGCGCTAGCGGTTATACACAAACTGTCACAGGAACAAAtagcaataacagcaacaacactgccaaattaaaacaaattcaacaacaacaaccacaacaaaagaACAATAACACTGCCACTGTCCGCAATGGACTCCCTACTCTTCAATGGCCGTGGAACATACCGGCAAGTAGTAGTACTGCACACACCACAAACACATCAGCATCCGTGCAAAACAGCAAGAAACGCGGTGCCGTTAGTGCGAACACCGCAGACAATAGCTCAGGTAAAAAGGCACGAAACACAAGTGCAGATAGTACAACAAATGGTGCAACCGCAGCGTCAACTGGCAACGTGTCTGCAGCCAGCGCTGCAAAAAGACTGAAAGCGGCGGCATTGGAGGAGTCGCAAACAAAAATCACTGGTTACTTCAAGTCTCAAATGAAGTCTCAAATTCATCAAAGTAACTTAACAAAGCGCAATATGGAATCTGTACTGATTGCCACATGCAGTTCATCAAGCTCGGGTCTCAACACAACTTCGCTCACGATGAGTGCGCCAGCCACCACAGCatcactaaataaatatttcaacattttagaACAGTTGAAGGAAAATAGCCACAATAATGGCAGCGGAAGTAGCAACAACAGTAATGTTACTATTTCAAAGCCAACGCTAGTTgcttcatcatcatcatcatccatAAATAGTAATATAATTGCTGCAGCACCACCCACGCCGACCTCCATCGCTCCAGCCGCTTCCACATATGTTACACCAGCGTCCGGATCGGGTGGCGTCGTAGCACTGACTTCCGCTACTGCCATGTCCTCTATGCCTGTGCCTGCTTTGAAGAAAATCGAACGCAGCAAACCGACTAAAATAGCACAGGTCGCACCGAATTTACGGAAAACCCCCTCCGCTTCGGGCAACTACAGTGGTGCAACAGGCAAGTCGCCAGCCAAGAAACATGTCGCTATAGCGCCGAGGACGCCCGaaatgaagcaacaacaaattcagcagcagcaacaacaggcgGCAGCAAAAGCCGAAGCAGCTGCAGCCAAACAAACAAGCACAGCAGTAAGCACACAACAGCCCCAAACTGCAACGCAAGTGAGTGCAAATCAGCCAGCAGTCCTACTTACTGCGATACGTTTGCCTACTCAAACCACAACGGCACCGACAGCGACGGCAACCGCGCAGCTGAAGCAAACTGTATCACCACCGAAATTAACACCGGTTGCAACTGCTACTGCGACCACCACAACCGCCGCACCCACCACCGGACAAACGCTTTATCAACTGCCCGCAGTACAACTGCCAAATTTAGTGCAACTGCCGCAGTTGTTGGCTGCCACCAACGGTGCCAATATCATGCAGTTGAACAACGTGGCCACGGCCGCTAAAAACGCCAATCCTACAGCGTCCGCCGCAGCCGCAGCCACATCTGCGCAGGCAGCTCAAGCTGCAGCCGCACAATATTTCCTCAATGGCACCGTCTTCAAACTGCAGCAATTCACAACCGCAACCACCACGACGGCAACGTCCGCTGTAGCCGCCGCCAGTGCCGCCGCCACCGCGAATCCATTTAACCTGATGACTGCCGCAGACCTGCAAGAAATACTCattaagcagcagcaacagcttcaacaacagcaacaactgcaactgcaacaacaacagaaagcGGCTGCAGtagcggcagcagcagccgcGTCAGCCACTGCCCAAGCTACTAATACTAGTTTCCAAGAAATCTTCCAGCAGCAAATTGCCGCGGCTATTGCGGcaaatcaacagcaacaacagcagcagcagtttCAACAGTTGCAACGCTTGGGCGCCGCCGCTGCACAGCCGGTATTCATGGCCACTCCAGCTGGCCTACTATTGAACGCCGCCTCATTGCCGGCTATGCTGGCACAAGCGGCCGCTGCTTTGGCTGTCAATAACaatcagcagcaacagcaaaaacaaatgcaaatgcagCAGCCCCATCCACAACAGCTGCCGGCACTGCAGCCAATACAACCCAGCGCTTTGCCAGCGCTAAGTTCCATTTTCGCTGGTGcagcgcagcaacaacaacagcagcctCACTCCTCCCACGACCAGCATACTGACttccagcagcagcagcaacaattgcTAGCgtttttgcaacaacaacagcagcagcaaccacAATTCATAACAACAAGCCAGCCACCTCCGTTATCGGCTGTAAATTCGACTTCGCCGCAAACTGCAACTGCCGCTGCCACTCTAACGCCACTGCCATTAAATGCGTCTTCAACTGCAACTCCTGCAAATAACGCAAACACTGCCAAACTGGCCATCGTAAAAGCGACCACTGCCTCCACACAACCGCAACAGTTTGCCGCGCTCAATTCGCAACCGCCGCCATTAGTCACCATTTCACACGGCAAAGCACGCGCGACTGCAATAGCACCGGCCACTGCCACCAGCGCCGCCTCCAACGCTAATACAACGGCGAACAAGCCGGCCGCACTGGCGAAGCCATATCAAAAGCGCATGCCGAAGGTGGCGCCAGCGCCCGTGCCAGTAGCGCCAGCACCGAGCAAACCCGCGCTGGCGAACACTAAAGCGAAAATTTCCACTGGCTGCAAAATCATTGCCTCACCCACCACGCCGCCGCCACTGGTGCCAGCGCTCAGCAGCAATAACAGTAGTGGTGTTAACAGCGTGGCTTCCGCACCCAGCAGCCGTGCCGCTCCAGTGGCGAAGCAACTGCTACCGACCAGTGGACTGCCAACGCCGGCGCTCATTAGCATTGCACCCGCACCTGCGACAATCACAACAACCACAACTGCAGCAATTAGTGCAGCGGCTGTGCCGAGTGCCATGAAAGTAACTGCTTTGCCGCCACTTGCGCCCAAACTAACGCCGGTCGCAGCATCGATTACAACAACAGCTGTGTCATCCATCGCGGTAACGGCAACTGCAGCGAAGGCGATCGTCACGAGCGCTGCCGTCACAGCGACAACAACCACAACATCCACCCCAGATCTCTTCGATTTAGTAAAGAATTCGAATGGCGCCATCACTATATCAGCGCCAACTACCATTagtaacagcaataacaacaaatgtcACAACAATACATTCAATAAGTGCGCAGCGCTACTGCCATCATTCTGCAACTCATCGCTGTCATCATATTCATCTGCATCATCGCCCTCGCTCTGCTCCTCCACGCATACCGTCTCCAGCGATGGCTTTTGCTCGAAGATCAAGGAGGAGCCCTTGGATGAAGTGGCCAATGCTCCCTCAGCCAACACTTCGGATAGTGGTATCAAATTGGAGAGCTTCAATGCGTCCACACATAGCCAAACGTTATCGGCAGATATTAAGGTTGAACTGATGGAGGACACTACCAAAATGTACCCGTCAACCGTCAATAGTATTTCGACTAGCATTGGCAACAGTATCACGCACGCGAATGATTACTCATCGTATTCCTTCAGCTCACACTCGAATTCGGTCTCCTCGGCCGCTGATCTTTCACTAGAAGCATCTACCCCACCGTCGCTCTCTTCCCTGTCCGCCTCTTGCTCATCCGCACCCTCGCCGGTACCTTCCTCATCGGTGGGCGCATCACCGCGCAATTCCCCGCCGCCATTGCCGCCAACACAGCCATGTGAATCCAATTCAGCTTCCCTAAGCTCGGAATCCTCCGCTTCGTGTGTCACGGCCGCTACTGGCAGAGATATGCTGAGCGAAATGGTTACATCGTCTTGCATATCATCTAATCTCGCTTCGGAAATGTCCAATTCGGCTGATGGCTCGACCACACACGAGAAGTCATTAACGTCCGGCCTCGAGGATGTCGAGAAAGATGGAAGTGCGGACGAGGAGAGCAGCGAAAAGCGTGACTTGCCCACCCCCGAGTCCGGCATAGGTGGCAGTTTGACGGCTAGTGAAAGCAGCGAATCCATCGTCAGCACAAT ttccaacaacagcagcaaagcTGAAATTATCGCCAACATTATCAATTCAATCGACTCAAATTCACCGCCACCCACGCCACTGTCTACGATTAGTGCTGGCAGCGCAGAAAGCGGCAGCCACATTAGCCACGCCATTGCTGACATCAATTCCAACAGCAGCAATGCAGCAACGCCAATCTCATCATCATCACCAGCTAACAGCGCTGATTCAAACACCAATTCTACCTCCAATAGTGCCGTACCCTCAGCACCGAGTTTGCCGAATAGCATCGATAACAGTAATTCGAATAGCTGcacaagcagcagcaacagcagtgTCAGCGGCGAGCCACAATCGACCACCAGCAGCAATTGCTTCAACTCAACACCGACGCTCATCGACACCAAGCTCGCGGAGTCTGCGAGTGAAGCGCTGCCCAAGTGCGCCATCTCGCCCATACTCTCGCAGCCGAAAACTATACGCTTCCCTGCAGAGACAGGTGGTTTTCGGTATGGTCCTAAAGGTGCTAAACGTCACGACGGCGTCTGCTACTGGGATAAATGCAATAAGAAGCATGATAGCTGCTCCAAATTGTTGGATCACATGCAGACACTACACGTCAATACGCAAACTGGACCGTTTTCATGCCTCTGGGTCGGTTGCAAGGTGTACAATAAGGAATCGTGTTCGCGTCGCTGGTTGGAACGACACGTGCTATCTCATGGCGGCTCGAAGCAATTCAAGTGCATTGTCGAAGGTTGCGGCTTACGTTTTGGTTCACAG CTCGCTCTTCAAAAACACGTAAACAATCATTTTACGGCTACCGAAAATAAGGAGAGCTCCAATAAGCGTACCTCGGATCCGCCAGTGCCCAAACAGCTGCGTAAGAATGGCAAAAAGCTGCGCTATCGACGTCAACCATTTTCAG CGCGTATGTTCGACTTCTTTGATTCCGGCATAATGGAGGGTCTCCAGCATCGTCTGCGGCAAATAAGCCTACTTTCAACGAGCTCCAACACAATAACGTTTCAGGGTCAGTGCATGATGCGCCGCAAAACACAGCAAGGCAGTTACGAGAGCTTTATTCGTTGGTCACCGCGTGAAAT CATTTCCGACGAGTGGGTGCCGGCTTGCGATGGGCCTTACACGAAAACAGTTAACATTAAACGTATGCGTCCCGCGGAGAAGATAAAGGTTGAGAGCCTACTCATGACCGCTTACAAAATGCCATATTCGCCAAATCTTTTCGACGACGTCAGCGATGAAGACGACGATGATGATGAGGAGGCCTCCGATGATGGCGATGACGATGATGAAAATA ATGATGGCGACGACACCACCGAATTGGCGACTTTAGTGGAAACGGTGCGCAGCTCACAACAGCAGAGTGCGCTTGCAATTTCCCGTAAGCAAATGCAACAACGTCGTAAGCATCCACGTAAGCCGCTGAAACGCGTGCATTTGGATAAACCATTGAACGTTTAA
- the LOC120773067 gene encoding heat shock protein 75 kDa, mitochondrial has translation MSFTSRLCRVINSSTHVQRYATRNIIGSTQAAWSLRWNKNLGRNIPQFARCMSTESTASANVEDKGRFHTIIRQTEKPVGEADKHEFQAETRMLLDIVARSLYSENEVFVRELISNASDALEKFRYTVHTAGENEKNFEGADRPLEIHIATDKQSMQLTIQDTGIGMTREELVNNLGMIARSGSKQFLEQIKEAGGGVENSSNIIGQFGVGFYSAFMVADKVEVFTKSSKVDSQGLRWSSDGSGSYEIQEADGVAHGTKIVIHLKTECREYADEDRIRAVIKKYSNFVGSPIFLNGQRANDIQPLWLMEPKDVSQDQHNEFYRFIGNTFDTPRFVLHYKTDVPLSIRALLYFPEGKPGLFDMTRDANVGVALYTRKVLIQSKTENLVPKWLRFIKGVVDSEDIPLNLSRELLQNSALIKKLSNVLATRVLRFLQERAKKQPEEYAAFYKDYGLFLKEGIVTSNDHNEKEGIAKLLRFDSSKNADGNRISLIDYCTNVGEQKDIYYLAAPNRVLAESSPYYESLKKRGVEVLFCYEPYDELVLMQLGTFQGKKLVSVEKEMREDDAGEKVTDYGEGSLLRSQIDELLPWIREKLSGKVVNVKVTTRLDTHPCVITVEEMAAARHFIRTQSHQLPEENRFALLQPQLEINPKHEIIKKLNKLRTSDPELAELVTQQLFANAMVGAGLAEDPRTLLLTMNELLTKALEKH, from the exons atgtcatTTACTTCACGTCTCTGTCGTGTTATTAATTCGTCTACACACGTGCAACGTTATGCAACGCGCAACATCATCGGCAGCACACAGGCGGCATGGTCTTTGCGCTGGAACAAAAATCTAGGAAGAAATA TCCCTCAATTTGCTCGTTGCATGAGTACAGAGTCGACAGCTTCAGCGAATGTTGAAGACAAGGGACGTTTCCACACTATAATCAGGCAAACTGAAAAGCCGGTCGGCGAGGCAGATAAGCATGAATTTCAAGCTGAGACACGCATGTTGCTGGACATTGTCGCGCGTTCATTATATTCCGAAAATGAAGTATTTGTGCGGGAATTAATTTCGAACGCTAGTGATGCCTTGGAGAAATTCCGTTACACTGTCCATACCGCTGGTGAAAATGAAAAGAACTTTGAAGGCGCAGATCGGCCATTAGAAATACACATTGCTACTGATAAACAATCAATGCAATTAACAATACAG GACACAGGTATTGGCATGACTCGCGAAGAGCTTGTCAATAATCTCGGTATGATTGCACGCAGCGGCTCAAAACAATTCTTGGAACAGATAAAGGAAGCAGGTGGTGGTGTCGAAAACTCGTCGAATATTATTGGACAATTCGGTGTTGGTTTTTATTCCGCCTTTATGGTAGCTGATAAAGTGGAAGTGTTTACAAAGTCCTCGAAAGTGGATTCACAAGGATTACGTTGGTCGTCTGATGGATCGGGGTCATATGAAATTCAGGAAGCTGATGGTGTAGCTCATGGCACTAAAATTGTTATACATTTAAAAACAGAATGTAGAGAATATGCAGATGAGGATCGCATTAGAG CGGTGATCAAGAAATATAGTAACTTCGTTGGTTCACCAATATTTTTGAATGGTCAACGCGCTAATGACATCCAGCCCTTATGGTTAATGGAACCGAAAGATGTGTCACAAGATCAGCATAATGAGTTCTATAGATTCATTGGCAACACTTTTGATACACCGCGTTTCGTATTGCATTACAAG ACTGATGTGCCACTCAGCATTCGTGCTTTGCTCTACTTCCCCGAAGGTAAACCGGGTTTATTCGATATGACACGTGACGCTAATGTGGGTGTGGCCCTATATACGCGAAAGGTTTTAATACAATCTAAAACAGAAAACCTGGTGCCCAAATGGCTACGGTTTATTAAAG gCGTTGTGGACTCCGAAGATATACCCTTAAATTTAAGCCGTGAACTTCTTCAGAATAGCGCTTTAATCAA AAAACTGTCTAATGTGCTAGCAACTCGTGTACTGCGTTTCCTGCAGGAACGTGCgaaaaagcaacctgaagagtaTGCTGCGTTTTATAAGGATTACGGCCTATTCCTCAAGGAAGGCATTGTTACGTCAAACGATCACAATGAAAAGGAAGGCATTGCCAAGCTTTTGCGTTTCGATTCGTCAAAGAATGCGGACGGCAATCGTATATCCCTAATAGATTATTGCACAAATGTTGGTGAACAAAAGGATATCTACTATTTAGCAGCGCCAAATCGCGTACTCGCTGAATCGTCTCCCTATTATGAAAGCTTAAAGAAACGAGGCGTTGAAGTGTTATTCTGTTACGAACCCTATGATGAGCTTGTCCTCATGCAATTGGGTACATTCCAAGGTAAAAAACTAGTTTCTGTTGAAAAGGAAATGCGTGAGGATGATGCAGGTGAAAAGGTAACAGACTACGGCGAAGGCAGTTTGTTACGCTCGCAGATCGACGAACTCTTGCCCTGGATACGAGAGAAACTTAGCGGCAAAGTGGTGAATGTTAAGGTCACAACTCGCCTTGACACGCATCCTTGTGTGATTACAGTAGAAGAAATGGCGGCTGCGCGACATTTCATTCGCACACAGAGTCATCAATTGCCCGAAGAAAATCGTTTCGCTTTACTGCAGCCGCAATTAGAGATAAATCCTAA GCAcgaaattattaagaaattgaATAAACTGCGCACAAGTGATCCTGAGCTTGCGGAGTTGGTTACACAACAGCTGTTTGCGAACGCTATGGTCGGCGCTGGGCTCGCCGAGGATCCGCGTACGCTTTTGCTGACAATGAATGAATTGTTGACAAAAGCTTTGGAGAAACAttag